In Paraburkholderia caribensis, a single window of DNA contains:
- the hemC gene encoding hydroxymethylbilane synthase codes for MNSETLAPTPPATLVIASRESRLAMWQAEHVRCALHKLYPSCDVKILGMTTRGDQILDRTLSKVGGKGLFVKELENALADGRADLAVHSLKDVPMELPEGFALSTIMEREDPRDAFVSNQYESLAALPSGSVVGTSSLRREAMLRTRYPELVVKPLRGNLDTRLSKLDRGDYAAIILAAAGLKRLGLGDRIRSLLDPADSLPAAGQGALGIEIRADRTDLAAWLAPLHHEHTAAAVEAERMVSRALGGSCEVPLAAYATWHDGALHLRGVVATPDGQRVLSAQASAPAATTGAALELGREVASQLEAQGALDIVRALTTASGPAASA; via the coding sequence ATGAATTCCGAGACGCTTGCGCCCACTCCGCCCGCCACGCTCGTCATCGCGTCGCGGGAAAGCCGGCTCGCCATGTGGCAAGCCGAGCATGTGCGGTGTGCGCTGCACAAATTATATCCATCTTGTGACGTAAAAATCCTCGGAATGACGACACGCGGCGATCAGATTCTCGATCGAACGCTATCCAAGGTCGGCGGCAAAGGGCTGTTCGTGAAGGAACTGGAGAACGCGCTGGCCGACGGCCGCGCCGATCTCGCCGTCCATTCTCTGAAAGACGTGCCGATGGAGTTGCCCGAAGGCTTCGCGCTGTCGACCATCATGGAGCGGGAGGATCCGCGCGACGCGTTCGTCTCCAACCAGTACGAATCGCTGGCCGCGCTGCCGTCCGGCAGCGTGGTCGGCACGTCGAGCCTGCGCCGCGAAGCGATGCTGCGCACGCGCTATCCCGAACTCGTCGTGAAGCCGCTGCGCGGCAATCTCGACACGCGTCTTTCGAAGCTCGACCGTGGCGATTACGCGGCCATCATTCTGGCGGCGGCCGGCCTCAAGCGTCTGGGCCTCGGCGACCGTATCCGGTCGCTGCTCGATCCCGCGGACAGTCTCCCCGCCGCGGGCCAGGGCGCGCTCGGCATCGAGATCCGCGCGGACCGCACCGACCTCGCGGCATGGCTTGCCCCGCTGCATCACGAACACACGGCGGCCGCGGTCGAAGCGGAGCGCATGGTGTCGCGCGCGCTGGGCGGCAGCTGCGAAGTGCCGCTCGCCGCTTACGCGACGTGGCACGACGGCGCGCTGCATCTGCGCGGCGTCGTGGCGACGCCCGACGGCCAGCGCGTGCTGTCCGCGCAAGCCTCGGCGCCCGCAGCCACGACGGGCGCCGCGCTCGAACTGGGCCGCGAGGTCGCGAGCCAGCTCGAAGCGCAGGGCGCACTCGACATCGTCCGCGCGCTCACCACGGCGAGCGGCCCGGCCGCTTCCGCGTGA